In a genomic window of Fusobacterium sp.:
- the metH gene encoding methionine synthase encodes MINELKKRILILDGATGTAIQKYNLTEIDFQGKKGCNEILNITRPDIIKEIHTGYIKAGADIIETNSFNCNRISLKDYGIEDMSYTLSKKGTELAREIADNFYKSSGKKIYVAGSIGPTSKSLSLPIGDIPYEREINFDQMKNIYSEQIEGVIDGGADCILIETIFDGLNAKTALIAAEELFEKKNIQLPIMISATVNKQGKIFSGQSIESLIVALNRPSVISFGLNCSFGAKDLIPMIKKISAFTDKYISLYPNAGLPNENGEYEETPEVTAGYLKELVDKKQVNILGGCCGTHFSHIKSIADLVKNREPRPAISKENKCFLSGNEIYNFSNKFTVIGERNNVAGSKIFKTLIEEKNYIKALEIARSQIEKGAAVLDINFDDGLLIPHEEMEKFLRIIQNDPIVSKIPIMIDSSDFLTIETALKNIAGKSIVNSISLKEGEESFRKKARIIKKYGAAVVIMAFDEKGQGISFERKIEICNRSYKLLKEEKFSDLDITFDPNILTIGTGSEDDRYNGLNFLKTVQWIKNNLPYCSITGGLSNLSFAFRGNNSLRAAIHSLFIEIAKEKGMNFAIMNPSEKIPQLTFDEKNIILTLINGETDSLEAVLKLAAKLKNTSIISSPANKIINNDFESLKTRIEKALIYGGSTTFDIDINVALENMTPLDIVQNILMKGMDKIGILFEKGELYLPQLIRSASVMNKAVDILRPHMKIKADIGIKGKILMATVEGDVHDIGKNIAGTVLKCNGYEVIDLGVMISKEKILEEAVKNNVDIITLSGLISPSLKEMEKTLSLLNDNKISIPVLIAGAATSKLHTAVKLEPLYEKRTFHTTDALDTLTIINKLIYSDKKIFMEEKTKELRELCNIYLNTKKENLEKERYLKDDFTSKVIIPNQLGKKYIEFSLEKIEKYINWNFLLHNMKVKNTPLEEQTLNDAKYIFNKMKENSIKIRCSFGIFSCIKNSDTLTINDKDKSWNISFIRGKSKNKNIGISDFFNKEDFIGAFVISVTSSLFTQDNYMCIMENILLTRIAEAASEFLEAYLKEENIWISNIRPAIGYSSIPDHSIKKIIFEIIDGEKTGASLTNNFAMSPLSTVCGIYISNPKSFYFNL; translated from the coding sequence ATGATAAATGAACTAAAAAAGAGAATACTAATATTAGATGGAGCTACTGGAACAGCTATTCAAAAATATAATCTTACAGAGATCGATTTTCAGGGAAAAAAAGGTTGCAATGAAATTCTCAATATTACTAGACCTGATATTATTAAAGAAATACATACTGGTTACATAAAAGCTGGAGCTGATATTATAGAAACCAATTCTTTCAATTGCAACAGAATATCTCTGAAAGATTATGGAATAGAAGATATGTCTTACACTCTTTCTAAAAAAGGTACTGAATTAGCTAGAGAAATAGCAGATAATTTCTATAAATCTTCTGGAAAAAAAATATATGTTGCTGGTTCTATTGGTCCCACAAGCAAAAGTCTTTCTCTTCCTATTGGAGATATTCCTTATGAAAGAGAAATTAATTTTGATCAAATGAAAAATATATACTCTGAACAAATAGAAGGTGTTATAGATGGTGGTGCTGACTGCATATTGATAGAAACTATATTTGATGGATTGAATGCTAAAACTGCACTTATAGCTGCCGAAGAGCTGTTTGAAAAGAAAAATATTCAGCTTCCTATTATGATCTCTGCAACTGTAAACAAGCAGGGAAAAATTTTCTCAGGTCAGAGTATAGAATCATTAATTGTTGCTTTAAATAGACCTTCAGTTATTTCTTTTGGACTTAATTGTTCTTTTGGAGCTAAGGACCTTATTCCAATGATAAAAAAAATATCTGCTTTTACAGATAAATATATTTCACTGTATCCAAATGCTGGACTTCCTAATGAAAATGGTGAATATGAGGAAACTCCTGAAGTAACAGCTGGATATTTAAAAGAATTAGTAGATAAAAAACAGGTAAATATTCTTGGAGGATGCTGTGGAACACATTTCTCACATATCAAGTCAATAGCAGATTTAGTAAAAAATAGAGAACCTAGACCTGCCATTTCTAAAGAAAATAAATGCTTTTTATCTGGAAATGAAATATATAATTTTAGTAATAAATTCACAGTAATTGGTGAAAGAAATAATGTAGCTGGTTCTAAGATATTTAAAACATTAATTGAGGAAAAAAACTATATAAAAGCCTTAGAAATAGCCCGTTCACAAATAGAAAAAGGAGCTGCTGTTTTAGATATCAATTTTGATGACGGATTATTGATACCTCATGAAGAAATGGAAAAATTCCTAAGAATAATACAAAATGATCCAATAGTTTCAAAAATTCCTATAATGATAGATTCATCAGACTTTCTCACTATTGAAACTGCTTTAAAAAATATTGCTGGAAAATCAATAGTAAATTCTATTTCTCTAAAAGAGGGAGAAGAATCTTTCAGAAAAAAAGCCAGAATAATAAAAAAATATGGTGCTGCTGTTGTAATTATGGCTTTTGATGAAAAGGGACAGGGAATATCCTTTGAAAGAAAAATAGAAATCTGTAATCGTTCATATAAACTATTAAAAGAAGAAAAATTTTCAGACCTAGATATAACTTTTGATCCAAATATACTTACTATTGGTACTGGGAGTGAAGATGATAGATATAATGGATTAAATTTTTTAAAAACAGTTCAATGGATAAAAAATAATCTTCCATATTGTAGTATTACTGGAGGACTTAGTAATTTATCTTTTGCTTTTAGAGGAAATAACTCATTGAGAGCAGCTATTCATTCTCTTTTTATTGAAATTGCAAAAGAAAAAGGAATGAATTTTGCTATAATGAATCCTAGTGAAAAAATCCCTCAACTGACTTTTGATGAAAAAAATATCATTTTAACATTAATAAATGGTGAAACTGATTCTCTTGAGGCTGTATTAAAACTTGCTGCAAAATTAAAAAATACCTCTATTATAAGTTCTCCTGCCAATAAGATAATAAACAATGATTTTGAATCTTTAAAAACTAGAATAGAAAAAGCCCTTATCTATGGAGGAAGTACAACTTTTGATATAGATATAAATGTTGCTTTAGAAAATATGACACCTTTAGACATAGTACAAAATATCTTAATGAAAGGCATGGATAAGATAGGTATTCTTTTTGAAAAAGGAGAACTCTATCTTCCACAACTTATAAGATCTGCAAGTGTTATGAACAAAGCTGTAGATATTCTCAGACCTCACATGAAAATAAAAGCTGATATAGGAATAAAAGGTAAAATTCTTATGGCTACTGTTGAAGGAGATGTTCATGATATAGGAAAAAATATTGCTGGAACAGTTTTAAAATGTAATGGTTATGAAGTAATAGATTTAGGAGTTATGATAAGTAAAGAAAAAATATTAGAAGAAGCTGTAAAAAACAATGTGGATATTATTACCTTGAGTGGGCTTATCAGCCCTTCATTAAAGGAAATGGAAAAAACATTATCTCTTTTAAATGATAATAAAATATCTATTCCTGTTCTTATAGCTGGAGCTGCTACATCAAAATTACATACAGCAGTTAAACTGGAACCTTTATATGAGAAAAGAACTTTTCATACTACAGATGCTTTGGATACTCTTACAATAATAAATAAACTTATCTATAGTGATAAAAAAATATTTATGGAAGAAAAAACAAAAGAACTCAGAGAACTCTGCAATATTTATTTAAATACTAAAAAAGAAAATTTAGAAAAAGAGAGATATTTAAAAGATGATTTTACCTCAAAAGTTATAATTCCTAATCAATTAGGAAAAAAATATATAGAATTTTCTCTCGAAAAAATTGAAAAATATATTAACTGGAATTTTCTTTTACATAATATGAAAGTTAAAAATACTCCTTTAGAAGAACAGACATTAAATGATGCTAAATATATTTTCAATAAAATGAAAGAAAATAGTATAAAAATAAGATGTTCATTTGGAATTTTCTCTTGTATAAAAAATTCAGATACTTTAACAATAAATGATAAAGATAAAAGCTGGAATATCTCTTTCATAAGGGGAAAGAGCAAAAATAAAAATATTGGAATAAGTGATTTTTTCAATAAAGAAGATTTTATAGGAGCTTTTGTTATTTCAGTAACTAGTTCTTTATTCACTCAAGATAATTATATGTGTATAATGGAAAATATCCTTCTTACAAGAATTGCAGAAGCAGCTTCTGAATTTTTAGAAGCTTATCTGAAAGAAGAAAATATCTGGATATCAAATATCAGACCTGCAATAGGGTATTCATCAATTCCAGATCATTCCATTAAAAAAATTATTTTTGAAATCATTGATGGAGAAAAAACAGGAGCATCACTCACTAATAATTTTGCTATGTCTCCCTTGAGCACAGTATGTGGTATCTATATTTCCAATCCAAAAAGTTTTTATTTTAATTTGTAA
- a CDS encoding putative quinol monooxygenase has product MIIVYAKSIVPEENIDKYLEIAKKLAEETRKENGNIFYEMIQDTNNKNVLAFIEKWENMEVLDKHMKTSHFTTLVPQLNELREGESELTIHEILF; this is encoded by the coding sequence ATGATAATTGTATATGCAAAATCTATTGTACCTGAAGAAAATATTGATAAATATTTAGAAATAGCAAAAAAACTGGCAGAAGAGACAAGAAAAGAAAATGGAAATATTTTTTATGAAATGATACAAGACACAAATAATAAAAATGTTCTTGCCTTTATAGAAAAATGGGAGAATATGGAAGTTTTAGATAAACATATGAAAACTTCGCATTTTACTACACTTGTTCCTCAATTAAATGAATTGAGAGAGGGAGAATCTGAACTTACTATACATGAAATTTTATTTTAA
- a CDS encoding NADP-dependent malic enzyme has protein sequence MPTVFERALEMHEKNKGKISIVSKVKVANKDDLSLAYSPGVAEPCRKIAANKEDVYKYTAKGNMVAVITDGTAVLGLGDIGPEAALPVMEGKCVLFKEFAGVDAIPICLDTKDPEEIIRTVKLLAPGLGGINLEDISAPRCIEIETRLKKELDIPVFHDDQHGTAIVVAAGLINAFKVVGKKFSDAKVVVNGAGAAGSSITKLIRDLGVKEILVLDKPGILRRSDKESYDFSKKELAEITNPNDLAGDLAFAVQGADVFIGVSVGNILTAEMVKTMNKDAIIFAMANPTPEIMPEDALTGGAKIVGTGRSDYPNQINNVLVFPGLFKGALRAKSKKITEEMKLAAARGLASLISDEEMNENYIIPDAFDRRVADAVADAVEKVAKEQGICRD, from the coding sequence ATGCCAACAGTATTTGAAAGAGCATTAGAAATGCATGAAAAAAACAAAGGGAAGATATCAATAGTCTCAAAAGTAAAAGTAGCCAATAAAGATGATTTGAGTCTTGCTTATTCTCCAGGTGTTGCAGAACCTTGCAGAAAAATAGCAGCTAATAAAGAAGATGTATATAAATATACAGCTAAAGGAAATATGGTTGCAGTTATTACTGATGGAACAGCTGTGTTAGGACTTGGAGATATTGGACCAGAAGCAGCGCTTCCTGTAATGGAAGGAAAATGTGTATTATTCAAAGAATTTGCAGGAGTGGATGCAATTCCTATTTGCTTAGATACTAAAGATCCAGAAGAAATAATAAGAACTGTAAAATTATTGGCTCCAGGACTTGGAGGAATAAATTTAGAAGATATTTCAGCGCCTAGATGCATAGAAATAGAAACTAGACTAAAAAAAGAATTGGATATTCCTGTATTTCATGATGACCAACACGGAACAGCAATAGTAGTTGCTGCTGGACTTATTAATGCTTTTAAAGTTGTTGGTAAAAAATTCTCTGATGCTAAAGTTGTAGTAAATGGAGCAGGAGCAGCAGGAAGTTCGATAACTAAGCTTATAAGAGACCTAGGAGTAAAAGAAATATTAGTTCTTGACAAACCAGGAATTCTTAGAAGAAGTGATAAGGAATCTTATGATTTTTCTAAAAAAGAATTGGCTGAAATAACTAATCCGAATGACCTTGCTGGAGATTTAGCTTTTGCTGTACAAGGAGCGGATGTTTTTATTGGAGTATCTGTAGGAAATATTCTTACTGCTGAAATGGTAAAAACAATGAATAAAGATGCTATAATATTTGCAATGGCAAATCCTACTCCTGAAATAATGCCAGAAGATGCTTTAACGGGAGGAGCAAAAATAGTAGGGACTGGAAGATCAGATTATCCAAATCAAATAAATAATGTTCTTGTATTTCCAGGACTATTTAAAGGAGCTTTAAGAGCAAAATCTAAGAAAATAACTGAGGAAATGAAACTTGCAGCAGCAAGAGGACTAGCTTCTCTAATTAGTGATGAAGAAATGAATGAAAATTATATTATTCCAGATGCTTTTGATAGAAGAGTAGCAGATGCAGTAGCAGATGCAGTTGAAAAGGTAGCAAAAGAACAAGGAATATGCAGAGATTAA
- the metK gene encoding methionine adenosyltransferase: MKNLTYFTSEFVSPGHPDKVSDQISDAVVDACLADDPNSRVACEVFCTTGQVVVGGEITTTTYIDIQDIVRSKIDEIGYKEGMGFDSNCGVLSAIHAQSPDIAMGVDIGGAGDQGIMFGGAVKETPELMPLALVLAREILVKLTKMTRTKELPWARPDAKSQVTLAYDENGKIDHVDTVVVSVQHNPDVTQTQIREEVIEKVIKPVLKSYELNPEEVKHFHINPTGRFVIGGPHGDTGVTGRKIIVDTYGGFFRHGGGAFSGKDPSKVDRSAAYAARWVAKNIVAANLADKCEIQLSYAIGVVEPTSVKVDTFGTGKVDEYDLAEAVRKVFDLTPRGIERALELRSGKFKYQDLAAFGHIGRTDLDLPWEKIDKVEELKKALNK; this comes from the coding sequence ATGAAAAATTTAACTTATTTCACATCAGAATTTGTATCACCTGGTCATCCAGATAAGGTATCAGATCAAATTTCAGATGCAGTAGTAGACGCATGTCTTGCTGATGATCCGAATTCAAGAGTGGCATGTGAAGTATTTTGTACAACAGGGCAGGTTGTTGTAGGAGGAGAAATTACAACTACTACTTATATAGATATACAAGATATTGTAAGAAGTAAAATAGATGAAATTGGATATAAAGAAGGAATGGGCTTTGATTCAAATTGCGGAGTACTTAGTGCTATTCATGCTCAATCACCAGATATAGCTATGGGAGTAGATATTGGGGGAGCAGGAGATCAAGGAATAATGTTTGGAGGAGCAGTAAAAGAAACTCCAGAATTAATGCCATTGGCTCTTGTATTAGCCAGAGAAATATTGGTAAAACTTACTAAAATGACTAGAACAAAAGAGCTTCCATGGGCAAGACCAGATGCAAAATCACAAGTAACATTAGCTTACGATGAAAATGGAAAAATAGATCATGTTGATACAGTGGTAGTATCTGTACAACATAATCCAGATGTAACTCAGACTCAGATTAGAGAAGAAGTAATAGAAAAAGTTATAAAGCCAGTATTAAAATCATATGAACTTAATCCAGAAGAAGTAAAACATTTCCATATTAATCCAACAGGAAGATTTGTAATTGGAGGACCTCATGGGGATACAGGAGTAACAGGAAGAAAAATAATAGTAGATACATATGGAGGATTTTTTAGACATGGAGGAGGAGCTTTTTCAGGAAAAGATCCTTCAAAAGTGGACAGATCTGCAGCATATGCAGCAAGATGGGTAGCTAAAAATATAGTAGCAGCAAACTTAGCAGACAAATGCGAAATCCAGTTGTCATATGCAATAGGAGTAGTAGAACCAACATCAGTAAAAGTAGATACATTTGGAACAGGAAAAGTAGATGAATATGATTTAGCAGAAGCAGTAAGAAAAGTATTTGACCTGACACCAAGAGGAATAGAAAGAGCACTTGAATTAAGAAGTGGAAAATTTAAATATCAAGACTTGGCAGCATTTGGACATATTGGAAGAACAGATTTAGATCTTCCATGGGAGAAAATTGATAAAGTAGAGGAACTAAAAAAAGCTTTAAATAAATAA
- the citF gene encoding citrate lyase subunit alpha, whose protein sequence is MKNILGREVPDFIEGYGKINHYNGYLANTTGVVKKNYSFKAVNPNDKKLHTDFVELMDKLPLKDGMVVSFHHHLRNGDYVLNLVMAEIAKRGCKDVTIVASSIFPCHKPLVEMIEKGIVTQIYAGYMSGPVAQAISQGKMQKPAVMHTHGGRARIMETGEVEVDIAFVAAPTSDEYGNINGVDGKSACGALGYAHSDAENAKLVVAITDNLVPYPNTTIEINQTLIDYVLVVDAIGDPKGIVSGTTQITKNPIGLKIADLTAKFIEQSGYLKDGMSFQTGAGGISLAVAAEVRNLMKSKSIVGSFAAGGITGYIVDMYKDGLFKALFDVQCFDLDAIKSAKENPNHIRMSATMYANTNNKGSVVNMLDIVILGATEMDTNFNVNVTTGSDGVIMGGSGGHSDTAAGSKLCIIVSQLVNARISVVKDRITTVTTPGETVDVLVTERGIAINPLRKDLIEKFKNSSLPIKTIEELKEIAEAMTGKEEAIEFEDKVVAVVQYRDGSVVDVVRQVKNS, encoded by the coding sequence ATGAAAAATATTTTAGGAAGAGAAGTTCCTGATTTTATAGAAGGATACGGAAAAATCAATCATTATAATGGATATTTAGCAAATACAACAGGAGTAGTAAAAAAGAATTATAGTTTTAAAGCTGTAAATCCTAATGATAAAAAACTTCATACTGATTTTGTAGAATTAATGGATAAACTTCCATTGAAAGATGGAATGGTAGTATCTTTTCATCATCATTTGAGAAATGGAGACTATGTATTAAACTTAGTAATGGCGGAAATAGCAAAGAGAGGTTGCAAAGATGTAACAATAGTTGCAAGTTCTATATTTCCATGTCATAAACCTTTAGTAGAAATGATAGAAAAAGGGATAGTGACACAAATATATGCTGGATATATGTCAGGACCAGTAGCTCAAGCAATATCACAAGGAAAAATGCAAAAACCAGCTGTTATGCATACACATGGTGGAAGAGCAAGAATAATGGAAACAGGAGAAGTTGAAGTAGATATAGCTTTTGTTGCTGCTCCAACATCAGATGAATATGGAAATATTAATGGAGTAGATGGAAAATCAGCATGCGGAGCTTTAGGATACGCTCATTCAGATGCTGAAAATGCCAAATTAGTTGTAGCAATCACTGATAATTTAGTTCCTTATCCAAATACAACTATAGAAATAAATCAAACTTTAATAGACTATGTACTAGTAGTAGATGCTATTGGAGATCCAAAAGGAATAGTATCTGGAACTACTCAAATTACTAAAAATCCAATTGGACTAAAAATTGCTGATCTTACAGCTAAATTTATAGAACAATCAGGATATTTAAAAGATGGAATGAGTTTTCAGACAGGTGCAGGAGGAATATCACTTGCAGTTGCAGCAGAAGTTAGAAATCTTATGAAATCAAAAAGTATAGTAGGGAGCTTTGCTGCTGGAGGAATAACAGGATACATAGTAGATATGTATAAAGATGGACTTTTTAAAGCTTTATTTGATGTGCAATGCTTTGATCTTGATGCAATTAAATCAGCAAAAGAAAATCCAAACCATATAAGAATGTCAGCAACAATGTATGCGAATACAAATAATAAAGGTTCAGTAGTAAATATGCTTGATATAGTCATATTAGGGGCAACAGAAATGGATACAAATTTCAATGTAAATGTAACTACAGGATCAGATGGTGTTATTATGGGAGGATCTGGAGGACACAGTGATACAGCTGCTGGATCAAAATTATGTATAATAGTATCACAACTTGTAAATGCAAGAATATCAGTAGTAAAAGATAGAATAACTACAGTAACAACTCCAGGAGAAACAGTAGATGTATTAGTAACAGAAAGAGGAATAGCTATCAATCCATTGAGAAAAGATTTAATAGAGAAATTTAAAAATTCTAGTCTTCCAATAAAAACAATAGAAGAATTAAAAGAAATAGCAGAAGCTATGACAGGAAAAGAAGAAGCAATAGAATTTGAGGATAAAGTAGTTGCTGTAGTACAATATAGAGATGGTTCTGTAGTAGATGTTGTAAGACAAGTAAAAAATAGCTAA
- a CDS encoding HpcH/HpaI aldolase/citrate lyase family protein has protein sequence MELRRTMLFMPGNNPGMLQTAAVFGSDAVIFDLEDAVALTEKDAARYLISEALRTNKYDDVEVVVRVNPLSTPYAEKDIDVIARLKPDAILLPKACPEDIVVLDKKLNEIEKEMGFEAGSIKIHPLVETTYGVETVYETIKSSPRVISVLLGGEDLAVDLGVKRTKSSDELFYARTKVVNACKACKVDAIDTPFTDTNDYEGLMADSLKAKMLGFTGKLAINPRQIDTIHAAYCPSQAEVNHALRVIAAKDEAAKEGLGVFSLDGKMVDLPIINRAIHTLDVARLIGLID, from the coding sequence GTGGAATTAAGAAGAACTATGTTATTTATGCCTGGGAATAATCCAGGAATGCTCCAAACAGCTGCTGTATTTGGTTCAGATGCTGTTATATTTGATTTAGAAGATGCTGTTGCATTAACAGAAAAAGATGCTGCAAGATATTTAATAAGTGAGGCTTTAAGAACAAATAAATATGATGATGTAGAAGTTGTAGTAAGGGTTAATCCTCTATCTACTCCCTATGCAGAAAAAGATATAGATGTAATAGCAAGATTAAAACCAGATGCTATACTTCTTCCAAAAGCATGCCCTGAAGATATAGTTGTATTGGATAAAAAATTGAATGAAATAGAAAAAGAAATGGGATTTGAAGCTGGAAGTATAAAAATACATCCATTAGTAGAAACTACCTATGGAGTAGAGACAGTATATGAAACTATAAAATCAAGCCCAAGAGTAATTTCAGTTTTATTAGGAGGAGAAGATCTTGCAGTTGATTTAGGAGTAAAAAGAACTAAATCATCAGATGAATTATTTTATGCGAGAACTAAAGTAGTAAATGCATGTAAAGCTTGTAAAGTAGATGCAATTGATACACCATTTACAGATACAAATGATTATGAAGGATTGATGGCTGATTCATTAAAAGCAAAAATGTTAGGATTTACAGGAAAACTTGCTATAAACCCAAGACAAATAGATACTATTCATGCAGCTTACTGTCCATCACAAGCTGAAGTCAATCATGCTTTAAGAGTAATAGCTGCTAAAGATGAAGCTGCTAAAGAAGGTCTTGGAGTATTCTCATTAGATGGAAAAATGGTTGACCTTCCAATTATAAATAGAGCTATTCATACATTGGATGTTGCAAGACTTATTGGTCTGATAGATTAA
- the citD gene encoding citrate lyase acyl carrier protein → MTIKKAAKCGTLESNDIFVILTPSENGIEIELESTVEKQFGAHIREVIKNKLVELGIDSVKVQAQDKGALDYTIKARIEAAVARGL, encoded by the coding sequence ATGACAATAAAGAAAGCTGCTAAATGTGGTACTCTAGAATCAAATGATATATTTGTGATTCTGACTCCATCTGAAAATGGAATAGAAATAGAATTAGAAAGTACTGTGGAAAAACAATTTGGAGCTCATATAAGAGAAGTTATAAAAAATAAACTTGTAGAACTTGGGATTGATAGTGTAAAAGTTCAGGCTCAAGATAAAGGAGCTCTTGATTATACTATAAAAGCAAGAATAGAAGCTGCTGTTGCTAGAGGATTATAA
- a CDS encoding methylaspartate ammonia-lyase — translation MKIVDVVCSAGKTGFYFDDQRAIKAGAGHDGMFYLGTPVTPGFKSIRQAGEAISVLLVLEDGQVAHGDCAAVQYSGAGGRDPLFLAKDFIPVIEKEIAPKLIGRELDNFKSLAEEFDALEVNGKRLHTAIRYGITQALLDGVAKARKVTLAEVIKADYNTGLEITKRPIFTQSGDDRYVAADKMIIKEADVLPHALINNVKEKLGLHGEILLDYVKWLRDRIISQRTDADYSPIFHIDVYGTIGAAFDCDTKKMADYIATLVEAAKPFKLRIEGPMDVEDRDKQIEALAALTAEVDARGIEVELVADEWCNTLEDIKLFADKKAGHVVQIKTPDLGGVNNIADAILYCNKVGIGSYCGGTCNETNRSAEVTTNIGMACGALQVLAKPGMGVDEGYMIVFNEMSRVEALVNRRKK, via the coding sequence ATGAAAATTGTAGATGTAGTATGTTCTGCAGGAAAAACAGGATTCTATTTTGATGACCAAAGAGCAATAAAAGCAGGAGCTGGACATGATGGTATGTTCTATCTAGGAACTCCAGTTACACCAGGATTCAAATCAATCAGACAAGCAGGAGAAGCTATCTCTGTTTTACTAGTTCTTGAAGATGGACAAGTTGCTCATGGTGATTGTGCTGCTGTTCAATACTCAGGTGCAGGAGGAAGAGATCCTTTATTCTTAGCAAAAGATTTTATTCCAGTAATAGAAAAAGAAATTGCTCCAAAATTAATAGGGAGAGAACTTGATAACTTTAAATCTCTTGCTGAAGAATTTGATGCATTAGAAGTTAATGGAAAAAGATTACATACTGCAATAAGATATGGAATCACTCAAGCTTTACTAGATGGTGTTGCAAAAGCTAGAAAAGTAACTTTAGCTGAAGTTATTAAAGCTGACTACAATACAGGATTAGAAATCACTAAGAGACCTATATTTACTCAATCAGGAGATGACAGATATGTTGCTGCTGATAAAATGATAATCAAAGAAGCTGATGTTTTACCTCACGCTTTGATTAACAATGTAAAAGAAAAATTAGGATTACATGGAGAAATCTTACTTGATTATGTAAAATGGTTAAGAGACAGAATTATTTCTCAAAGAACTGATGCTGACTACTCTCCAATATTCCACATAGATGTTTATGGAACTATTGGTGCTGCATTTGATTGTGATACTAAAAAAATGGCTGACTATATTGCTACATTAGTAGAAGCTGCAAAACCATTTAAATTAAGAATAGAAGGACCTATGGACGTTGAAGATAGAGATAAACAAATCGAAGCTCTTGCTGCTTTAACTGCAGAAGTAGATGCTAGAGGAATCGAAGTTGAATTAGTTGCTGATGAATGGTGTAATACTTTAGAAGATATTAAATTATTTGCTGATAAAAAAGCTGGACATGTAGTTCAAATTAAAACTCCAGATCTTGGAGGAGTAAATAACATAGCTGATGCAATTCTTTACTGTAATAAAGTAGGAATCGGATCATATTGTGGAGGAACTTGTAACGAAACTAACAGATCTGCTGAAGTTACTACTAATATAGGTATGGCATGTGGAGCTCTTCAAGTTCTTGCTAAACCAGGAATGGGTGTTGACGAAGGATACATGATCGTATTTAACGAAATGTCTAGAGTTGAAGCTTTAGTAAACAGAAGAAAGAAATAG